In Colletotrichum higginsianum IMI 349063 chromosome 1, whole genome shotgun sequence, the DNA window CCCTCTGGGCCCTAGCCCTCCTCGCacccgtcctcggcgccgaggtggtCCCCCGCGCGACCTTCACCGAGGTGACCAACTACGGGTCCAACCCAACGGGCACTCGCATGTGGCTGTATGTGCCGCGCAACCTCGCGGCGAagccggccgtcgtcgtgggcATCCACTGGtgcagcggcagcgcgcAGGCCTACTACCAGGGCAGCATGTGGGCGACCAACGCGGAGAAGTACGGGTACATCGTCATCTACCCGCAGACGCCCTCCACGCGCGACAACTGCTGGGACGTGGCGAGCAAGATGACGCTgacgcacggcggcggcggcgcgagcAACTCCATCGCCAACATGGTGAGCTTTGTCGTCGCGCAGTACGGCGCCGACACGAGCCGCGTGTTTGCGACGGGCATCTCGTCCGGGGCCATGATGACGGTGAGTCTGGCAAAGTCccgagagtgagagagagggtgagagagagagtgagagagagggtgagagagagggtgagagagagggtgagagtgagagtgagagtgagagtgaatACTGATTCATAATGTGTGACAATCTGCGTAGAACGTCCTCGCCGCGACATACCCcgacgtcttcgccgccggcattgCCTACGCGGGCGTCCCCGCCGGCTGCTTCATGTCGGTGGACGACATCCCCGACTTCTGGAACTCGACGTGCTCGACGGGCCAGTCCATCTGgacgcagcagcagtggACCAACGTCGTCAAGGAAATGTACCCGGGCTACACTGGGCCGCGGCCCAAGATGCAGATCTACCACGGgtcggcggacgaggcgctCAACGTGCAGAACTACTACGAGACCATCAAGCAGTGGACGGGCGTGTTCGGCtactcgacgacgcccgtgTCGGAGACGGCCAACTACCCGCGCAGCCCGTACACCAAGTACGTGTTTGGGGACAAGCTGCAGGTGAGTTGGATCGATCGAAGGGGGTTGAGGGGAGGTGGTGAAGACAAGAGGAGAGGACGTGGAGTAAAAAGGCTGACGACGATGGCTCATGCGTAGACCTTCCTGGGCGCCGGCGTGTCGCACTCGATCGACGTGTTTTGGGAAGAGGACCTCAAGTGGTTCGGTTTCGTGGTAAGAGAGTTTCTGATCTGTTCACAAGAGGACGACTGGAAGGGACTCTGACCTTGGTGATGCAGACACCGgtgagctcctcgtcggttccgacggcgacggcgacgacacctCCCGTGACCACGAGCCGCGCATCGACGACGCTGGTGGTcagcacgacgacgacggccaggacaacgacgacgacgacctcggcggccgggggaTCGGGGACGTCGCCGCAGTGGGGGCAgtgcggcggcatcgactgGAAGGGTCCGACGACGGTGAGTCGATGGGGAGCTGATGAGAGCTTACGAGAAAGTTGTTGAGAGTTCTGGGCGCTGACTTCTGATGGGGGAAACCAGTGCGCGAGTCCGTTCAAGTGTGTCAAGATCAACGACTGTAAGTGACGAAGCGATGCGTCTCTTGACGGGGGGCACACGTACTGACGATGGCATAGGGTACTCGCAGTGCCAGtagatgacgacgacgacgacgacgacgacgacgacgacgacgaagtgGACAGATGTGTTGAGGCCATGTTGATGCAAAGTCTCAGGGTTGAACGCGAGGAATGTGATGGGAGAAAGCGCGCAGTCTGTTTTCAGTCGAAGCATCTTCACTCAATTGGACTACTTCCAGAACCCTTAATGGAAAAACAAAGGGAATATGTTCATGAGCCATACATGAGTTCCTCACACACACAATTCTGCTCGCGGGTGGATGAAACGAAGATTTGTCCGGAATGCGACGACTTCTGCAAGCGGTTGTCGGCGGCCGACTTtcctttttccttccttttctttttttttccttaCCGCGAATGCATGTCACCGAGTCCCGGTCTCGGATAGACTCACACacggaaagagagagagagaccttTCCGTGATCTCATGAGACAAGGTGCATTCCAGCGGGAAAAAGCAAAGACGTGTCTCGGTAAAGAGAGGAGAggtctcggtctcggggGAGAAACACGGGTTATGTATACTATGATGCATGTACCAGGTGAAAAGGGGACCTTTTCACTCTCGAGAGCTGCAGGTTGTCACAAGTAAAGAATGAAGCGGTGGTTAATGATGGAAAACCCCACGTGCGTCTTGAGATGTCTATGTTTGGTCGCCTCTtgtcctcctcatcctctccCGTTGACCGGACAATCACGTGATGCTCACCGCAGGTTCCCGTCGGAGAAGCTCCGATTTGTTTTCCCCATGTCCCATGTCGCTCCTCTCGGGCTCCTTTGCATCTCGCTTCTGCTTAGTGCAGGACGGGGGGGTGTTTTCAGGGTTCTCTTCGGTGGCGTCATGCCACGGCCCCGCCTGGTTCAGAGAATTCATTACGAAGAGCAACTTtcaagtctcgtctcgtaAGAGGAATACTCTCGAAATGCGGCAATTGTgtgagagagacagagggTGAAACCCAACAGAGCCTAGAAGAGCCGTGTCAACTCAGAGACAGTTGTCTAGGACACGCGcacacccccctcctcacTCCGGGATGACGAGCCGTCTCTATCTGCTGCAGATTCGATTCGGGCAAACGTGATCCAATGTCTCGCCCCGTCTCACTTCCGAGCAACAGAGAGACAGCTGACAGCgagagtgtgtgagtgaaggagagagagagagagagagagtgtgggaaaaaagagagacaACGCCGGGCTAAGCCTCTCACCGCCACAGATGGCCTTGTTCTCCCGAagctccctccctccctccctctcttctcccctTCCATTGACCAAACAGACGCCAGCAAAACAACCAAAACACCCTTGGACGCTTCTCCACCGCCGATCCGAAACCTGGCCGTCCCGTCGCCAACTCACGGCGCTTGCCATGCGGACTGACGTAAGGACTGCAGAgtccctctcccccccagtCCAGACAGTTCTCCTGCTTCTGCAGTAGGCTCTCTTGGGCCTAGCTTCTCGTCTTGCAGCGGGAATCCATGTCTTTGCGgcgtctttttttctctctctcctttctcTAGTGTACCTGTAGGAGGACCTCTCACCTCTCTCAGTCTCGGCTCGTTGGTTCCTCGGCGTCTCCAACTCTGtcgcccctcctccacccccgCGATAGATCATGACTTTGCCCACGCAGCCAGGTTCTGGGAGATTCTCGTATTCTCCGCTCAGACACGGCCCATCCGCCCCAAGTATCGTCCTATCTATGGGAACTAtcctctctctgtcttctcgttctctctctctcacacacacaccacacacagACACTCCTATCCACCCCCATCACCCATGCACGAAAATCCGCAGCGGGGACCGCAAGCGGCTCAAGCTTCGTTAAAGCGAGAGTCGGCCTGACCTCTTGAAAAAACAACAAAACGTTGAAGCATTTCGGCGTCTCCCCAGTTTCTGTCCATCCCACGATCCCATGACCAAAGCTGCGACTGCATCTTCGTGACGTGGTTTGCTCTTTAATGCGTA includes these proteins:
- a CDS encoding PHB depolymerase family esterase yields the protein MISLFTLALWALALLAPVLGAEVVPRATFTEVTNYGSNPTGTRMWLYVPRNLAAKPAVVVGIHWCSGSAQAYYQGSMWATNAEKYGYIVIYPQTPSTRDNCWDVASKMTLTHGGGGASNSIANMVSFVVAQYGADTSRVFATGISSGAMMTNVLAATYPDVFAAGIAYAGVPAGCFMSVDDIPDFWNSTCSTGQSIWTQQQWTNVVKEMYPGYTGPRPKMQIYHGSADEALNVQNYYETIKQWTGVFGYSTTPVSETANYPRSPYTKYVFGDKLQTFLGAGVSHSIDVFWEEDLKWFGFVRTTGRDSDLGDADTGELLVGSDGDGDDTSRDHEPRIDDAGGQHDDDGQDNDDDDLGGRGIGDVAAVGAVRRHRLEGSDDGYSQCQ